The Zingiber officinale cultivar Zhangliang chromosome 2A, Zo_v1.1, whole genome shotgun sequence genomic sequence atttttaggttaaaaaatgtaagtttaatttaactttaattttagtttaatttaatttaatttaatttaatttaaattttagtttaatttaatttactttaattttaatttagtttaattctaattttaattttaattttaatttttaatttttaatttttaatttaattttaattttaattttaattttaattttaattttaatttttaatttaattttaattttaatttaattttaaaatccttaatcatctcacccgatctaaattgtcaatcagggaatcctataattttgtgagataaattagattcaattttggagtttgtttttaacttgtgttagattcaggttttagctttgggttcaacaaataggcgttctctggataaacttctgggctatggtgagtcactcggacatcattaaagtaaccatgccttcgagattttctaaatagtcctatccactggacttagtacaaaaccttggtctaactagttaggattcataaagggtagcttcggtcagttctacttagccaaatgcaccaggtcgaagtcatatcttcctagacatgcatatactaagcttccctaacgtactatcatccaaaacttcaccaataccatttttcaagttaaacttgagccctctttaactagtcataattgttggagcaatcccaatggtccgcgggaccatgtgttttggtgtttgggcaaagggtttaagttaggttcacccttgtatttgatatgtgtatttgagttgtgcaggtttgtaggatacacatatgactcaggttgatggcttcgggtccggtgaaggatggagcatccgagggactgtggacaaggcaacgaggataagggccgagggaagcgacttcgaggcatacgcgaaggatgacattgggacgagccgcgggcttgaatgcatccgagggacgagagccaaaggaagtaggcttgaaggcaagagttcaaagcgtcaaatgagtcataagggtgagggtatgagtgcatgagagattgtactcggagtaaaatcctagttttagggtttactgtagcgtcactgtagcgctactgtagtagtactgtagcagtcgactgcatgttttagcagtcgactggtgcagtcgactggggcaatCGACTGGCAACGagcagaatgtctctgttcgctcggttagtgtggaatcgagccgttgggatgtaacggtcgaatttccacagagggcagtcgactgcatgttttagcagtcgactggtaggcggggttttccaacccatggcctatataaccaagccttggaagcttggttgaggttgacgaaatagaggtggttaatctctattagtagtctacttgtgccctagcttgtaaagagtccttggtgagagttgtggtgaggtttctccacccacaaggagctacgtgagctagccggaggtcttccggggagtaatccaccgacggatagggatcgtccaccttacgggcagccatgtgttggttgctactcggaaaacctagaggttccactgtacaaaaattttgtacaaaggtctgaactttttcctagctaccatgtgttcttttaaattaaattttggatcacctgcggaacttaacacgtttgatccaaaacttaatctatttgttcttttaggtttagacttggatctcctgcggaacttaatacgttcgatccaaatcaccttaagttattaatttcattaaatattaatttccataattggttcccagtactgacgtggcgaggcacatgaccttcttggatatgggagcaaccaccaccgactagacaaaaccttttatggaaagctaatatttaatttcccaaaataactttaggttaaccgaaaggaacaatcaaatcacaaggaaaaataaaataaaagaacacaacatcgaaaaacatattcgaaatactagaatcgtaaacctcttgtatttggtattatttccaaaaataactagtatgatgcggaaaggaaaaattactagttataccttttagaaagacctctagatcttctaccgtattcctcttctaacctcggacgttgtgtgggcaacgatcttccgagatgagaaaccaccaatgaaccttcttttcctcctagctaggttcggccaacacaagagagcttcaccaaggaagaagaaaaacaccaatcaagctccaagggatgcaagctttctctgcttcttcttcttcttctccaagtagtatccggccaccacaagagctcaaAGCAAGAAGGatgttttggccaccacaaagaggaagaaagggagaggatgttggtcggccacaccaaggaataagagagggaggaaaaataatagaggttgtaccccatgaaggcacccccaccccttcttttatattccttaaccttggtaaattaggaaatttaattacaataaaatttccttaatttccttgacatgatttaattgagaaaaataaaataaatttttccaattaaactcttaatggccggccacatcacagagaggcaaattagacaagtttcaatcaacaaattaaaacttcctaatttgtttccaaaaattttaaaaataaaaatttctcttcaaatatcccttcatggttgataaaaagatatatctatagttttaatttttcaacatgtgaataatttttaaagagaaaataaaatatctttccaatctacaaataaggaaagagatctaatctctttctttaatcttttgtagatccttttaagagagatattttaattttaattctctttaaaaaattatatcttccacataataaaaattaaaattaaaattcttttttatttaattatggccggccccctctagcttgggttcaagctagggccggccaccctaaaccatgcttaggccgaccctagcttgattccaagctagcttggtcggccccctttaggtgggtatagaaggtgggtataggtgggtatagtactctataaataagatgctacgatagggaccgagaggagaaattggttttggtctctcgataaaattaagcatcccgtgttcgccctgaacacacaacttaattttatcaataataattcattccactagagaactattattgaactaccgcatcaatcccaaattacatttttgggctccttcttattatgagtgtgttagtctccctgtgtttaagatatcgaatgtccactaattgagttactgacaactcatttaattaatatcttagtccaagagtagtaccactcaaccttattgtcatgtcggactaagtccacctgcagagtttaacatgacaatccttatgagctcctcttggggacattatcaacctagtatctctaggacacagtttccttctataatcaacaacacacactataagtaatatcatttcccaacttatcgggtttattgattcatcgaattaaatctcacccattgataaattaaagaaataaatatcaaatatatgtgcttattattatattaggattaagagcacacacttccataataaccgaggtctttgttcctttataaagtcagtataaaagaaacgacctcaaatggtcctactcaatacacttttagtgtactagtgtaattatatagtcaagataaactaatacctaattacactacgaccttctaacggtttgttcttttccattttggtcgtgagctactgtttataatttataaggtactgataacatcatcttctgcatgtgacaccacatactatgttatctacaatataaattaattgaacaactacaaacaaatgtagataatttgaccaaatgtgattctttattccaaataaatgtttacaaaagcttaggctttcagtatacactccaacaccatggagtaggagccttatccccgaaccacgtaaatgatcgtgtagcttggtttgcattctttcctttagtatttagctttctacttgctttgtttgtatttccgcttgcgcactaacgttgtagaaagaagcgagtatttggggatgtcgtctatccaaccccccttcaagccggccgactgatccccaacaagtggtatcagagcgatgacgctctctattggactaaccgccaaggaggcaaaagatgaccggcttgattgaacctccaaagtttgaaggaggaagtcttggggacatcacctattggatgatgaagatggagatcttcttcaacatggattgggacaccatgatggtggtaaaggagtcattcaaagtcccaaatgacaagaaaggaaagaagctccgaacacgacattggacggaggagcaaacctcacgatcggaggcaaactcaaaggtaataacaattttaattgatttattgcctcctaatgcaataagtggtgtaggtaaatatgagaacgcccatgaattatggagcaaagtgaagaaattaccatgggaggaatttttgcctacacaaggagaagaagaaaaatccgaagaaagtgatgaagtggtccaagaggagaagaaagaccaatcggatgtggagcccaaggagttgggcttagtagctcaagaagaggaggtgaagcaaacggaagttgagtcaccctcaacatccgaggaggagaaggaagatgagacatcatctacatcctcaaaaattgaaattgaagaagattccaagacaagaTTCCTCCTTTGTATCTATACAAATGACCTCCATAGAATAAGAGCACATACGAAGCGACCCAATAGACGCTCGAGATCAATGCCCAATAGATGCTCTACCTCAATACCGGAAATGATGGCCAACAAGCTTCAAGCGCTAGTAATGGAAGAAGACTATATAACATAGCCGAATCCGACGAACTTAAACAACGAAGAATAGGTTCGATTGCATTTAGAGATGTTAGATTGGTCAACCTATGGCGATACGAGCCCACTTATGGCGACTGACCATTTGACGAGACTGGACGGGCCAACCCGTAATCTTGACGGATTAAAAAATCATCAATCTAATCTAATTCAAGACGGATGGTTAGTTAGACGATCTAACCTATGAgtccataaaaaaaataaaaaatatataaaataatttaaaatttttaaatttcgtTACaagcatatttcttttttttttcctctatcCTGTAACAACTTTTATAACAACTTTTATTCGAGTGCTACTTTAACAACTCTTCAACGAGGGAATAATAAAATAGACGGAAAAGAAATCTTTATGAGAGTTGGAGCTTGAAGAGAaatagaaagataaaaaaaaagttcTTTTACAACTActgaaataatatcatttctttacaaatttataaattttatataatattgCTACTGTATAAAGTAATGTTCACTTTCTGTTTTCAATTTATATTAGACGTCTGGATTTATATTAGATCAGTAGCTTAAATTTAATATAATGCATTCTAAAAGCACTTTTAGCTTAtgataaaatgaaaaaataaatcttTGAATTATAGATTAAAGTGGTCAAACTCActaatcaattttttttgttttaattttaagttttaaagaaattttttttcctgGATCAATCTAAGTTCATCGTAGACTGATTGGACTGATCAATTCATCTAGACCTATCTTtctttaaatcttaaaatttcaaTCCAGTTTATCGATCCGATCAgtttaattaaatgataaaaataaTTATAGGTATAAATTTAATagtaaaatagaattataatgaGAATGAGAATAAAATCCACTTAGTTATATAAAGTTAATTGATTTCTATAAATCAAAAAATCAAttcttaatattatttataaatttataatccGAATACTTTTTTATTATGATTTCATTCATCAATTTTTAAATCCATCAATCAAATGTACAGAATAGAATAAAGGTGTGGTATCATCATGAGATGTgaattcgaatctcggcaaagtcgagatTAATATCTCCCTTACGTGTTAATTACTATTTGTGTTAATTCTGTAACGAATTAATGGAAACACTGAGGACAAATATATTCATCTTTTGTTACCATAATAGAACAAAGGCAAccaaagaaggagaaaaaaaaagagacgaAAAGACAGAAGCAAAGAGACAAGATGCCTTGTGTCTTTCACATATAGAAAGCAAAAGAAGCTACCGCTAGACGCAGGAACGGACGCATTCCAAGATGGCTTTTTTACGCCTCTCCGTCCTCCTCTTCGCCTCGCTCCTCGGAGCTGTCGCATCTAGGAAGGTCCCATTGTCGGTGTACTACGAGGCGATGTGCCCCTTCTGCTCCAACTTCATCGTCAATCGCCTCCCAAAGTTGTTCGAGAGCGGCTTAATCTCCGCCGTCGACCTCGAGCTCCTACCCTATGGCAATGCCAGGCTCGATTCCAACGGCTCCATCTCCTGCCAGGTCCACGCTCTCACTCTTGTACTCACAATTATCTTCTTGTTGGAGGATCGATGTTCAATGCTCCTAAAGCTCTTATTTCTCCGTCACTGCGCTAGTATTACGCCTAAATCTAAACATAATGTTGTTCATGCTGTATGAAAATTACAATACTCTGTTCTTGAAGGGCCTAGTGAAATGCCAAGTCCTTTTCTCCAAGCATAAAGTTTActgttacattttggcttaaaAGGAAATgtctaatattttttaatttattgtctTTTAAAATTGATTATTATTACCCTTATTTGTTTGCTAACCCTTCTTGCAGCATGGCCAATATGAGTGCCTACTGAACACTGTTGAAGCATGTGCTATAAGAATCTCACCCAGTGTGGTAAGGAAGACCAATTTCTAACATTCTACTCTTAGTTTTTTTCCCTTATTCTTCAATATATAGCTTCAATCTATCACAAGTGATAAAAATCCTTTCTTTTGTGTTTTTGGGGTTTGAAGATAATGAAGGCAACAAATGAATTGTCTAGGAAACCCATACATTTTCAATCAACTCGCGCATCTAATTTGTACCTAAAATTCGGCGAAGAAAAATATACGGATCCTTCCATAGGAGAAATTGAATTTTACCTCATTGCTCTATAATACTATGATGAAAATGTATTTCTTGGTAGCAACTATTATCGTCTAGGAAACTTGGATGCTGCCAAAGGAAAAGGATGTCTATAAGGTCCTGTGTCTCTACTATTTCTTATTTACAACTAATTTTATCTGAGTTCTCTCTTTAATTTACCTTGAGATTGTCCTGAATGCCATCACGCAGATTTATGGTTCAGTTTCATGTTCCTAATGACATCAAAAAATATTGTTCAGCTAGAACATTTCAGTTTCATTTACTGCGTAGAGCGCTCAGTAAAAGATGGTCGATATATGAACTGGGAAGCTTGTTTCCAGAAGACGGGTTTCGACTCAAAATCTGTCATTGATTGCTACAATAGTGGATGTGGGATCAAGGTTGGTTTCACCATGCTTCTCATTATAATTGTTTATGATCATTTCTTATCTTTGTTGAACAAAGCACAGAATGCTTACCGACAATCTTGCAATTCCTATCATCCAACCATTTTGAAATATGTCTCTTGTAATTGGATCTCATTTCAAAGCTTGTCCAAACACATTTATGGATTTTTCATAGTTTCAGCTAAAAAGACATCATGGAGTTTATTCAAGCATGTCATGCAACATTCTTTATCTATGCCATCTGAAACTGGAAGTCCTGCAGTAAAGAGAATGTACCTAATGCAACTTAATCTTTCTACCGATGATTAATATCATACCTTAGTGTCAGTTGACTCATTATTGAAGATGTTATTAGTCGAAGAGAATCTCCGAGTATATGCTTCAATATAATATGGAATTGATGTACGATTGTAGAAACCAAGAGATGGATTATATTCAGTAATAAGGTGAAAGAGATGCCATTTCTGTTCTAGAGAAATTCTCAAGCAGAGTTTAGACACAGCAATAAtgaagttttgataatggcacaATAAAGCCAGTGATAACTTTGACCTCAATCAGTAAAGCTCTAAAATTAGTTGATAGTGCACACAAGTGACAATCTCTTCGACCTCAGAGCAATCAATATATTAATAAAAGAGTGTAAAGaatgaaagaatgaagagagagaactAATTTCTTAAGTTGGCTTCTTCATGGATAGTGATTACATCAGCCCCACAACCActaaaaaaataggaaaacacACAAAATCCTAGAGGGAAGACAATCTCATATAGGTAAATAGATAGTTAGAAAGCACAGTTTGGTTCCTTGCTAGATTTTAGTAACCTGAAAATAATGTGTTAAATTATTCCATAGTTGCGCATTCTACTCCTGTGCTAGTGTAACAAGATAGTTCATCTGGTACAATTGTTACGTTAATGGTTTGCCTTTATGCAAAAAATGCTTACAAGAATTATCGATACATTCAAGACTGATGTAGAGTTTCATAGGAGGTATATATTTCATCCactaaataaaaaatcaaaagatTTGCTTTAGTTATACATTCATGAGCAAATTTGCTTGCAATATTCACTTAAATTCTGAACATGTACTCTCTTGAGTAAATAGTCACAATTACCCTGATATCTCAGCATTATATATACATGGTTTTCCAAACCATACACCTCTGAAGCTCTGGATATAATCAACTGATACTTTTCTCTTTATGTACTGATTATTTAAAACTATGTTTGCTTTTGTATGAAACAAGTTTTGATAGATGAAACTTTTCTGCAGCTTGAACTACAATATAAAACAAAGACAGAGGCACTTCAGCCCCCTCACCTTTATGTGCCTTGGGTAGTAGTTAATGGAAAGCCACTTTATGAGGTTTGTCTGCTAAATTCTGAAACAATGGACTATCTATTAGTTGGCAATAAAAAGAGTTTTCCTGCATCAAATTGTTGGTGTGATTAGTTTGAATATCCAGCACCATGAAAAATGCCATACAACAATATAAGACTTATCTATATTTCAGTGAAATGACAGTTAGAATGATATTACCAATTTAACTTCATCTTGCGTGTGAcctctgcatactatgcaaaatTTATGGAACAAATAATTATGGCTTAAAATCTTATAAACCCTGTAAGCATGCAAATATTTTCCTTAAAAATGCAATTTTTATCCTTTCAGTGGAATTCAGAAAGACAGAAACAACTTTAAGTCCCAAGGCAGGACCATTTGAGCAGCAGATTAAGTAGATAATAGAATACAAAGTTCAACTGCATGATTACATTTAGTACTTGATTTCCTCTATCAATCacgtattttatatatatatatatatagatatatcgtCAACTGTATACTTATTCTCATTGCAGGACTATGAAAATTTTGAGCACTACATCTGCAAGGCTTATGGTGGAGCACCTCCTAAAGCTTGCGAAGGCCTTCTAACCATTTCCAAGAACACAATTAGTAAAGAAGAGGAGCCATTTTGCCTGGTTGAGGGAAGGAATAGCTCGTCGAAAACTAAAAGGAGGCACCAAAAGGAAGATCTTCACAGTTGACTCATGGCTTCTTGCTAGTCCTCTGGCGATAGAACAAGTCAACTATTCTTCATAGAGGATGACTACTTTGTTGCCACACAGCAATGCTAGATGGTGTTTGGCACTTTGTTGGGAGATAGCTACCAACTAGTCATTGAGGATTCAACTTGTTGAAGATGCTTTAAGTTCAAGATTTATTTTGACATTTTAGATGATTAGTGTGTTGTTAGAGCCTCTGAACATGTTTTTAGCTTAGATTGAATAATATAATTTCACTAATTATTCGTGTGTCGATGTTTTCCTTGATAAACTTCAATATCATGATTGGTCATCTACATTAAGTTTTCATCTCTCAAAATATAACGATTGAGTTTGAAGCTTTCAACCTCAATCCACTAACAAGCCGACTAATTCACCCAACGAGGTTAGGTGAACTTGCTCTTTGAATACGATTTAAATTGATGTACTTAAAAGAGTGCAACCAAATAAATATAGACCAATCAAAGAGTCGACTTTATAAGAGTCAACCATGAATTCACAAGAACAGCCGGGTCTCTCCTAAACAATAATAACCAACTCAATCAACTTCCAAATaacaatcttaaaaataaaataaaatattcggCAATTGACCAAGGACACATCTAaagttgtgaaattttaaaaaggCACAACTAATTCTAAAGGACACACTTGTTTGCATTTTACCTCTATCGCTAACAACTATAGTGCTGTATCCAAAAGAACTGCATCAATgtagtattaatttttaaaaatcaacattacAGTAGTATTTGATCCTATCTAAAATCAGTGACGTTTGAAATACCAGTGAGCTGGCCTGGAGGTTGACAAGAAGAGGACTTCGAGCTAGGAATGCCTGTAAGGACATGAAGAAGGGAGGAAGAAGAACGTCAATAAGCGGGCCAAGGGGTCTCTGATGCAGTCACTCTAACGTTCAAGTCAGTGCAAGAGTGGAGGAAATGATAAATGAGCAGCGGAGGAGTGTTGAGTTTCTACATAGAGAAAAACATACCTGCTTCTGCGAGGAGGGACCTTTTTATAACACTTTGTAATTCCCGTATTAATTAGATATCATGTCTATAATAAAGAATATATCACGTCTCAGATGTCAGAGGGTTATATTGCTCATATCTTGTACGGAGATCAAGTGAGAGTTATGCTATGCCACATATACCATTCCATGTGTTTGGACAATTCACGTGTTCTGACAACTTATGTGTTCTAACAACCTACATGTTCTGACAACTCATATGTTCTGACAATCCATATAGGGCACATGTGCTGCTAGTCAGCCAGAATGATTGACGAATCGG encodes the following:
- the LOC122040677 gene encoding gamma-interferon-responsive lysosomal thiol protein-like — its product is MAFLRLSVLLFASLLGAVASRKVPLSVYYEAMCPFCSNFIVNRLPKLFESGLISAVDLELLPYGNARLDSNGSISCQHGQYECLLNTVEACAIRISPSVLEHFSFIYCVERSVKDGRYMNWEACFQKTGFDSKSVIDCYNSGCGIKLELQYKTKTEALQPPHLYVPWVVVNGKPLYEDYENFEHYICKAYGGAPPKACEGLLTISKNTISKEEEPFCLVEGRNSSSKTKRRHQKEDLHS